Part of the Fimbriimonadaceae bacterium genome, TTTCCGTCGGATTCGGGACTCAGCCGCGCCTCGATCTCCCGCGCCAGATCTGCCCGACGCCCGGCCGAGAGCGAGGCGACGTACGACGGGGCGGGCCCGGTGCAGGCAAGGAACGGATGCCAGTAGTCTTGGAAGTTCCTGAACTCCGTTTGGATCTCCAGGGGCGCGCAATGCACGTCGGCGAGACCGCCGCCCCGAAACAGATTCACAAGCACATCGGGGCGGCAGATGGGGAATCGGGCGCCCTCGTCCAGCACCGCGGCGGACGGGGCCTGGGCGGCGGCGGCATCCCAGAAGTGACGGAGAAACAGCATGCCCTCGCCGTAGTCCCATACGCACGCGGAAACGGTGGCACCGGGCGCCGCCACAGAGGCCATCCGCCGAACGGCGTCGCCTGAGTCCGGCATGAAGTTCATCGCAAGGAGGGAGGCGACGCAGCCGAATCCGTCGGGATGGATCGGCAGGTCGTCTACTCCGGCGGTTATGAAGGAGAGCCGGGAATCGCGGGTGCTTTCCTGCGCGTGGTGGACAAAGGGGCCCGAGGGGTCGCAGCCCACGACCGAGGCTGGAGCGGCGAGGTCGGCGACTGCCTCGGCAAGGGCTCCCGTTCCGCAGCCGACGTCGAGCCAGTCCAGACCCGCCGGCATTCCC contains:
- a CDS encoding class I SAM-dependent methyltransferase, with the translated sequence MAVDDSWAAGQSYENFMGRWSRRLAREYVSWLGMPAGLDWLDVGCGTGALAEAVADLAAPASVVGCDPSGPFVHHAQESTRDSRLSFITAGVDDLPIHPDGFGCVASLLAMNFMPDSGDAVRRMASVAAPGATVSACVWDYGEGMLFLRHFWDAAAAQAPSAAVLDEGARFPICRPDVLVNLFRGGGLADVHCAPLEIQTEFRNFQDYWHPFLACTGPAPSYVASLSAGRRADLAREIEARLSPESDGKIVLDARAWAVRGVTERSREEFQPEA